A window from Festucalex cinctus isolate MCC-2025b chromosome 4, RoL_Fcin_1.0, whole genome shotgun sequence encodes these proteins:
- the ccpg1 gene encoding cell cycle progression protein 1, translating to MSNTSSDTESSCGWSIISIEGSDIETLMADVVGQNGADAQEQPEWQDSECPTSASGCNDDEFDGSLEEQTMTKTLFTSEAGADDPPLEDHGAMLSLSDSDIVTLQEVKEDERDGTEDTASAAVGSFLGTSCSSQYAFTATESVFPAQLPPPSTSSSSSGDEAAANVAVRRRRLRRTTTSESCEEDEETTVESEEEAEKQPASWQTAIRPATTRARSPGGRTLNSCILLALIIALSMGFGHFYGTMQVQERQKTDKTRESELQIVIDALRYHVKSGDLSLDDWDKQNLVSLLSHLIETSQENTDLSGVQQDFPQAQQDVQAMLARQREDEVLALTTMNQQLKISLEKEEKSLSTLQVELKSLRSRIRDLEATGASADALLSENRRLKTELEGEKELRKKLDKERKFEYEAEAQSRMRELEKRLGFEQQRSDMWERLYLQTKDDRAKGDTEAKVTKAKARRPGIVKETFDAVKNSTKGFVQHHKEQIKKAKEAVKENLRKFSNSVKSTFRHFKDSASTFINKMAREGTKQYEAGKYKKKKGHPKQDANTRKPGERVDKERGRSPGPKGCRGVFDCAYQESLSVFNKATEPIRADEFHQLLWSYLQREVPHFHHWKELENFINGFFHNGLFIHDRMRFTDFVSSVENYLVNMPEYHGLHNDVFEDVDDFIFRHLFGEAYAKSDGPSGPLERPDSDSREESRTKHQGRRQQRQRARRHGEQRNGHMADVKIELGPMPFDHKY from the exons ATGTCAAACACGTCCAGTGATACCGAGTCGTCCTGTGGCTGGAGCATCATCAGCATTGAG GGTTCCGATATCGAGACTTTGATGGCAGATGTCGTGGGACAAAATGGAGCTGATGCCCAAGAGCAACCAGAATGGCAGGACTCTGAATGCCCAACTTCTGCTT CTGGATGTAATGATGACGAATTTGACGGCTCACTGGAAGAACAAACCATGACGAAGACGCTGTTCACCTCAGAG GCTGGAGCCGATGACCCGCCGCTGGAGGATCACGGCGCCATGTTGTCCTTGAGCGACTCGGACATCGTGACGCTACAGGAAGTGAAGGAGGACGAGCGTGACGGCACGGAGGACACGGCGTCCGCCGCCGTGGGCTCGTTTCTGGGCACGTCGTGCAGCAGCCAGTATGCTTTCACCGCTACAGAATCTG TTTTCCCAGCTCAGCTGCCACCTCCATcaacaagcagcagcagcagcggtgaTGAAGCAGCAGCAAACGTTGCTGTGCGAAGACGCAGGTTGAGGAGGACGACCACGTCCGAGTCCtgcgaggaggatgaggagacgACGGTGGAGTCCGAGGAGGAAGCCGAGAAGCAGCCGGCATCGTGGCAAACTGCAATCAGACCAGCGACGACGAGAGCGCGAAGCCCAGGCGGCAGAACCCTCAACTCTTGCATCCTGCTGGCACTCATCATCGCCCTCAGCATGGGCTTTGGACACTTTTATG GCACCATGCAAGTgcaagagaggcagaaaacagACAAAACCAGAGAGAGTGAGCTCCAGATTGTGATTGATGCGCTTCGTTATCat GTGAAAAGCGGCGATCTTAGCCTGGATGATTGGGATAAGCAGAATCTTGTTTCATTGCTCTCACACTTGATCGAGACGAGCCAGGAGAACACGGACCTCAGCGGCGTCCAGCAGGATTTTCCTCAG GCCCAGCAAGATGTCCAGGCAATGTTAGCGAGACAGAGGGAGGACGAGGTCCTGGCGTTGACCACCATGAACCAGCAGCTGAAAATCTCCTTGGAGAAGGAAGAAAAGTCCCTGTCCACCTTACAGGTGGAGCTGAAGAGCCTGCGCTCCAGGATTCGTGATCTGGAGGCGACGGGGGCCTCAGCCGACGCGCTGCTGTCCGAAAACCGCAGGCTGAAGACGGAGCTGGAGGGCGAGAAGGAGCTGAGGAAGAAGCTCGACAAGGAGAGGAAGTTTGAATACGAAGCAGAGGCCCAGTCCCGAATGAGAGAGCTGGAGAAGAGGCTGGGCTTTGAGCAGCAGCGCTCCGACATGTGGGAGAGGCTCTACCTCCAAACCAAAGACGATCGAGCTAAAGGAGATACGGAAGCCAAAGTGACGAAAGCAAAAGCGCGCAGGCCAGGCATCGTGAAAGAGACGTTTGACGCCGTCAAGAACTCCACCAAGGGGTTTGTCCAACATCACAAAGAGCAGATTAAGAAAGCCAAGGAAGCCGTGAAGGAAAACCTGCGCAAATTCTCCAATTCCGTCAAATCCACTTTCCGCCACTTCAAGGATTCGGCCTCCACCTTCATCAACAAGATGGCGAGAGAAGGTACCAAACAATATGAAGCCGGaaagtacaagaaaaaaaagggtcatCCCAAACAAGACGCCAACACGCGCAAGCCCGGAGAGCGAGTCGATAAAGAGCGAGGCCGGAGCCCTGGCCCCAAAGGATGCCGAGGAGTCTTCGATTGCGCCTACCAGGAGTCCTTAAGCGTCTTCAACAAAGCCACGGAGCCCATCCGAGCAGACGAGTTCCACCAGCTGCTGTGGAGCTACTTGCAGCGGGAGGTCCCCCATTTCCACCACTGGAAGGAACTGGAGAACTTCATCAACGGCTTCTTCCACAACGGCCTCTTCATCCACGACCGCATGCGCTTTACCGACTTTGTGAGCAGCGTGGAAAACTACCTGGTCAACATGCCCGAGTACCACGGCCTCCACAACGACGTCTTTGAAGACGTCGACGACTTCATCTTCAGACACCTCTTCGGAGAGGCGTACGCCAAAAGCGACGGGCCGAG CGGGCCCCTCGAACGACCAGACTCGGACTCCAGAGAGGAGTCGAGGACGAAGCATCAAGGTCGTCGGCAGCAGAGACAAAGAGCGCGGCGACACGGCGAGCAAAGAAATGGCCACATGGCCGACGTCAAAATCGAACTGGGCCCCATGCCGTTCGACCACAAATACTGA